From a single Verrucomicrobiota bacterium genomic region:
- a CDS encoding ABC transporter permease, protein MNLFAELREGLKISWAAIGSNKMRSGLTTLGVVIGILTVSLMATALEGLRNSFLHSIAGLGSDVLFIEKTPWDSGAAWWRTRNRRDFELNYIRAIARESQYAQAVSVESSGSWTVKYQNKSVSSAWVVGNSEQSVTVRQLTVKQGRFFSESDVIGGRPVCVLGAEIAAKLFPNEPALGKRIKVDQTSFEVVGVLDKFGDFLFANMDRQVIIPITRFISDFVRRPYLMLTVKVRDASQMEEAREELRGILRKLRRVAPEAEDDFAINSQEIIVNMFNRIGRVIASVGLFVTGLSLFVGGIGIMNIMFVSVAERTREIGIRKAIGAKRRTILIQFLLEAAILCLLGGLLGLLLAFLISLILKQYLPASLSLNVAALGMLVALLTGLISGFMPAYRAARMNPVDALRAE, encoded by the coding sequence GTGAACTTGTTTGCTGAATTGCGGGAAGGTTTGAAAATCTCCTGGGCGGCCATCGGGAGCAATAAAATGCGCTCGGGCCTGACGACCCTGGGCGTGGTCATTGGCATTCTCACCGTCTCGCTCATGGCCACCGCGTTGGAGGGGCTGCGCAATTCGTTTCTGCACAGCATCGCCGGGCTCGGCTCGGATGTCCTGTTCATTGAGAAGACGCCGTGGGATTCTGGAGCGGCCTGGTGGCGCACGCGGAATCGCCGGGATTTTGAGTTGAATTACATCCGCGCCATTGCCCGCGAATCGCAATACGCGCAGGCGGTTTCCGTGGAGTCCTCCGGTTCCTGGACGGTGAAGTATCAGAATAAAAGCGTCAGCAGCGCCTGGGTGGTGGGAAATAGTGAGCAGAGCGTCACGGTGCGGCAACTGACGGTCAAGCAGGGGCGCTTTTTCTCCGAGAGCGACGTGATCGGCGGGCGTCCCGTATGCGTGCTCGGGGCGGAGATCGCCGCCAAACTTTTCCCCAACGAGCCTGCTTTGGGCAAGCGGATCAAGGTGGACCAGACCAGCTTTGAAGTGGTGGGGGTGCTGGATAAGTTCGGGGATTTCCTGTTCGCGAACATGGATCGCCAGGTCATCATCCCGATCACGCGGTTCATTTCGGACTTCGTGCGGCGGCCGTACCTGATGCTGACGGTGAAAGTGCGGGATGCCAGCCAGATGGAGGAGGCGCGCGAGGAATTGCGCGGCATCCTGCGCAAACTCCGGCGGGTGGCCCCCGAGGCGGAGGATGACTTTGCGATCAACTCGCAGGAAATCATCGTCAACATGTTCAACCGCATCGGGCGGGTCATTGCCTCCGTGGGATTATTTGTCACGGGGTTATCGCTGTTTGTGGGCGGCATCGGGATCATGAATATCATGTTTGTCTCGGTGGCGGAGCGCACGCGGGAGATTGGCATCCGCAAGGCCATCGGCGCGAAGCGGCGCACCATCCTGATTCAGTTCTTGCTGGAAGCGGCCATCCTTTGCCTGCTCGGCGGGCTGTTGGGGTTGCTGCTGGCCTTTCTCATCAGCCTGATCCTCAAACAGTATTTGCCGGCCAGCTTATCCTTGAATGTCGCGGCGTTGGGGATGCTGGTGGCGCTGTTGACCGGCCTGATTTCCGGCTTCATGCCGGCGTACCGGGCCGCGCGCATGAACCCTGTGGATGCCTTGCGAGCCGAATGA